A genome region from Dehalococcoidia bacterium includes the following:
- the nuoH gene encoding NADH-quinone oxidoreductase subunit NuoH: MRPLAPWWDMRDLGNAVGAFLEWLADVGAPSWLLYVVSSLVGMLALLGWALGSQLFFIWAERRLIARMQVRLGPNRAGPFGLLQPIADALKVLAKEMVTPRGADRLLFWLAPIAVVVPAITVMAVFPFGERMVLADLNVGVLYLAAISSTAIFFIFVAGWSSSNKYSLLGAMRSVAMLISYEVVQVLALLSAPIFVGSMRLGDIVAWQGQYKAWLVFLQPLALLGFIIASAVEVNRTPTDIAEAESEIVAGYHTEYGGIRWGMFQLAEYIAGFAVAAVVATLWLGGWTLWGLEEWVPGWVIFLAKVYGAFFLFIWLRGTLPRLRIDQLMGFAWKFLLPLMLLNTLVAGLEVLVWRETGAPAAAILPAFALGNLALAGVLVVGWAVLLGQLRPERRPARPLLVQEVGAIYYRPLEEAREA; the protein is encoded by the coding sequence GTGAGACCCCTGGCCCCCTGGTGGGACATGCGGGACCTGGGCAATGCCGTGGGCGCCTTCCTGGAATGGTTGGCCGATGTGGGGGCCCCTTCCTGGCTTCTCTACGTGGTCTCATCCCTGGTGGGCATGTTGGCCTTGCTGGGGTGGGCCCTTGGCAGCCAGCTCTTCTTCATCTGGGCCGAGAGGCGCCTTATAGCCCGCATGCAGGTGCGCCTGGGCCCCAACAGGGCCGGGCCCTTTGGCCTCCTGCAGCCCATAGCCGATGCCTTAAAGGTGCTGGCCAAGGAGATGGTGACCCCAAGAGGGGCAGACCGGCTCCTCTTCTGGTTGGCGCCCATCGCGGTGGTGGTGCCGGCCATTACGGTGATGGCCGTATTCCCCTTCGGGGAGAGGATGGTGCTGGCAGACTTGAACGTGGGGGTGCTCTACCTGGCGGCCATCAGCTCCACGGCCATCTTCTTCATCTTCGTAGCCGGGTGGTCATCGTCCAACAAGTACTCCCTTCTGGGGGCCATGCGGAGCGTGGCCATGCTCATCTCCTATGAGGTGGTGCAGGTGTTGGCCCTGCTCTCGGCCCCCATCTTCGTGGGCAGCATGCGCCTGGGGGACATCGTGGCCTGGCAAGGCCAATACAAGGCGTGGCTGGTGTTCCTGCAGCCCCTGGCCCTGCTAGGATTCATCATAGCCAGCGCTGTAGAGGTGAATCGCACCCCCACCGATATCGCCGAGGCGGAGTCGGAGATCGTGGCCGGTTACCACACGGAGTATGGGGGTATCCGTTGGGGCATGTTCCAGCTGGCGGAGTATATAGCGGGCTTTGCCGTGGCGGCGGTGGTGGCCACCCTCTGGCTTGGGGGCTGGACCCTCTGGGGCCTGGAGGAGTGGGTGCCGGGGTGGGTCATCTTCCTGGCCAAGGTGTATGGCGCCTTTTTCCTCTTCATCTGGCTGCGAGGGACCCTGCCCCGCCTGCGCATCGACCAGCTCATGGGCTTTGCCTGGAAGTTCCTACTGCCGCTGATGCTCCTGAACACGCTGGTGGCCGGCCTGGAGGTGCTGGTGTGGCGTGAGACGGGGGCACCAGCAGCGGCAATACTCCCGGCCTTCGCCCTGGGCAACCTGGCCTTAGCGGGGGTGCTGGTGGTGGGGTGGGCCGTGCTTCTGGGCCAGCTGCGGCCTGAGCGGAGGCCTGCGCGCCCCCTCTTGGTGCAAGAGGTGGGGGCTATCTACTACCGCCCCTTGGAGGAGGCCAGGGAGGCCTGA
- a CDS encoding M50 family metallopeptidase, with protein MNPQAILAFVGILAFLIVAHEAGHFLTAKLAGVKVLEAGLGYPPRLWAFRFRDTIYSLNLLPLGGFVRLLGEEDPSHPQSLAAQPAWVRLVVLASGSFMNLALPVFLFAVAFMIPREVPVGLVTIASVLPDSPAAEAGLRPGDVILAINGQKVSNVQEVGRLVRLNMGEVLQFTIKRPTGSFGFLGSGGGEVLTLPVKARFRSSAPTGIRIYMTGTYTVRERSPPWQAVAQGWTATIDALILARNEVISWFTGGGRPQVTGPVGIAQATEEVVETWGWRALLDFSALLSINLAIINLLPLPMLDGGRILFVLLEVVRRGKRIAPEKEALVHLIGLAAIISLAVIVTYFDVLRIIRGEGMAP; from the coding sequence GTGAACCCCCAGGCTATCCTGGCCTTTGTAGGCATTCTGGCCTTCCTCATCGTGGCCCATGAGGCGGGTCACTTCCTCACGGCCAAGCTGGCGGGAGTTAAGGTGCTGGAGGCGGGGCTGGGCTACCCTCCCCGCCTGTGGGCCTTCCGTTTCCGCGACACCATCTATTCCCTCAACCTCCTCCCCTTGGGGGGGTTCGTCCGCCTCCTGGGGGAGGAGGACCCCAGCCACCCGCAGAGCCTGGCCGCCCAGCCGGCATGGGTCAGGTTGGTGGTTTTGGCTTCCGGATCCTTCATGAATCTGGCTCTTCCCGTCTTTCTGTTTGCCGTGGCCTTCATGATACCGCGGGAGGTGCCGGTGGGGTTGGTGACCATCGCCTCGGTGCTGCCGGACTCCCCAGCGGCGGAGGCAGGGCTGAGGCCGGGGGACGTCATCCTAGCCATCAACGGGCAGAAGGTCTCCAACGTCCAAGAGGTGGGCCGCCTGGTGCGCCTCAATATGGGGGAGGTGCTGCAGTTCACCATCAAGCGGCCCACGGGCTCCTTCGGCTTCTTAGGGAGTGGTGGGGGGGAGGTGCTGACCCTGCCGGTGAAGGCCCGCTTTCGCTCCAGCGCTCCCACAGGCATCCGCATATACATGACGGGCACCTATACCGTGCGGGAGCGCTCACCCCCTTGGCAGGCCGTGGCTCAGGGCTGGACGGCCACCATCGATGCCCTCATCTTGGCTCGCAACGAGGTCATCTCCTGGTTCACGGGGGGAGGGAGGCCCCAGGTGACGGGGCCTGTGGGCATCGCCCAGGCCACGGAGGAGGTGGTGGAGACATGGGGCTGGCGGGCCCTCCTGGACTTCTCAGCTCTCCTCTCCATCAACTTGGCCATCATAAACCTCCTCCCCCTACCCATGCTGGACGGGGGGCGCATCCTCTTCGTCCTGCTGGAGGTGGTGCGCAGGGGTAAGCGCATCGCCCCCGAGAAGGAGGCCCTAGTGCACCTCATCGGCCTGGCGGCTATCATAAGCTTGGCGGTGATCGTCACTTACTTCGATGTGCTGCGCATCATAAGAGGGGAGGGCATGGCGCCGTGA
- the rpsB gene encoding 30S ribosomal protein S2, whose translation MKALLEAGVHFGHPTRRWNPKMRRFIFTQRNGIHIIDLQKTVEKLEEALRFVRETVAQGGTILFVGTKRQARDIIEEEAQRCGMPYVNTRWLGGTLTNFQTIQSRIDYLVRLEDAKARGEWARLSKKEAARMERIVQKLNRHLAGLKEMTRLPAALYVVDATREQIAVAEARRMGIPVVAMVDTDCDPDLIDYPIPSNDDAVRAIKLITSQIADAVLEGLAEREAVAKAEAEAGEEELAVLRETGYVFTPDEPSSQEES comes from the coding sequence ATGAAGGCCCTTCTGGAGGCGGGGGTGCACTTCGGCCACCCTACCCGCCGCTGGAACCCCAAGATGAGGCGGTTCATCTTCACCCAGCGCAACGGCATCCACATCATCGACCTGCAGAAGACGGTGGAGAAGCTGGAGGAGGCCTTGCGCTTCGTCCGGGAGACGGTGGCCCAAGGGGGCACCATCCTCTTTGTGGGCACCAAACGCCAGGCGCGGGACATCATCGAGGAGGAGGCCCAGCGCTGTGGCATGCCCTACGTCAACACCCGCTGGCTTGGAGGGACTCTCACCAACTTCCAGACCATCCAGTCCCGCATCGACTACCTGGTGCGGCTGGAAGACGCCAAGGCGCGTGGGGAGTGGGCCCGCCTCTCCAAGAAGGAGGCCGCCCGCATGGAACGCATCGTCCAGAAGCTCAATCGCCATTTGGCGGGCCTCAAAGAGATGACCCGCCTGCCCGCGGCCCTCTACGTGGTGGACGCCACCCGGGAACAGATCGCCGTGGCCGAGGCCCGCCGCATGGGCATCCCCGTAGTGGCCATGGTGGACACCGACTGTGACCCCGACCTCATCGACTACCCCATCCCCAGCAACGATGACGCTGTCCGGGCCATAAAGCTTATCACCTCCCAGATAGCGGATGCCGTGCTGGAGGGCCTGGCCGAGAGGGAGGCTGTGGCCAAGGCGGAGGCAGAGGCGGGGGAGGAGGAGCTGGCCGTCCTTAGGGAGACGGGCTACGTCTTCACGCCCGATGAGCCCTCCTCCCAGGAGGAGTCTTAG
- the frr gene encoding ribosome recycling factor yields MAKAVEVLAHDLASIRTGRASPALVENIKVDYYGTPTPIKQLATITAPEARLIVIQPWDRSLIKAIEKAIQQSELGVTPTDDGTVIRIVLPPLSEERRREVAKVVRQRVEQGRVAVRNVRRDAHDHLRQLEREHKISEDEFRRAEQELQKLTDSFIKEVDQLGEAKEEEVLKV; encoded by the coding sequence ATGGCCAAGGCTGTGGAGGTATTGGCCCACGACTTGGCCAGCATCCGCACGGGGCGGGCCAGCCCCGCCCTGGTGGAGAACATCAAGGTGGACTATTACGGCACCCCCACCCCTATAAAACAGCTGGCCACCATCACCGCCCCTGAGGCTCGCCTCATCGTCATCCAGCCTTGGGACCGCTCCCTGATCAAGGCCATAGAGAAGGCCATCCAGCAGTCGGAGTTGGGCGTCACCCCCACCGACGACGGCACCGTCATCCGCATCGTCCTCCCGCCCCTGTCGGAGGAGAGGCGGCGGGAGGTGGCCAAGGTGGTGCGGCAGCGGGTGGAACAGGGGCGGGTGGCCGTGCGTAATGTGCGCCGCGACGCCCACGACCACCTGCGTCAACTGGAGCGGGAGCACAAGATCTCCGAGGACGAGTTCCGGCGGGCGGAGCAGGAGCTACAGAAGCTCACCGATTCCTTCATCAAGGAGGTGGACCAGCTGGGGGAGGCCAAGGAAGAGGAGGTGCTGAAGGTCTGA
- a CDS encoding NADH-quinone oxidoreductase subunit A has protein sequence MLSEWGQVGLLLALALIFPVGGVATSWLLGRLGLRPERPNPVKEDTYECGVTTEGPTWVQFNIRYYIFALLFVIFDVEAVFLFPWATSFPRVAVAGFVEVLTFVVVLLLGLVYAWRKGALEWM, from the coding sequence ATGCTCTCCGAGTGGGGACAGGTGGGGCTTCTGTTGGCCCTAGCCCTCATATTTCCTGTGGGCGGGGTCGCTACCTCCTGGCTCCTAGGGCGTCTGGGGCTGCGGCCTGAGCGTCCCAACCCCGTGAAGGAAGACACCTACGAGTGCGGCGTGACGACCGAGGGCCCCACCTGGGTGCAGTTCAACATCCGCTACTACATCTTCGCCCTCCTCTTCGTCATCTTCGACGTGGAGGCCGTCTTCCTATTCCCCTGGGCCACCTCCTTCCCGCGGGTGGCGGTGGCCGGGTTCGTGGAGGTCCTTACCTTCGTGGTGGTCCTGCTACTGGGCCTGGTCTACGCCTGGCGCAAGGGCGCCCTGGAGTGGATGTGA
- a CDS encoding phosphatidate cytidylyltransferase produces the protein MRAIIPGRGTATADALLARTLSGLVGVPAILGIAWLGGVAFALGTGAVLVTGAAELLAAAMPPARRGELLPWRQRPLAYLGLALVALMVAAAYHGGEWWTGAAALAVALLLLASILRPRPSQVLGEWGLTTAAVLYVGLLGSHLVGLRQGAQGLDWTILAIFGAFTTDTSAYLVGRAVGRRRMAPHLSPGKTWEGTLGGLLLGAGGVVLINWATGLRLRPGELAPLAALLPVAAVLGDLGESFIKRGTGTKDASALIPGHGGFLDRLDSVLLTAPLVYYWRLWVVG, from the coding sequence ATGAGAGCGATTATCCCCGGCCGTGGGACGGCCACCGCTGACGCCCTGCTGGCCAGGACTCTCTCGGGGCTGGTGGGGGTGCCGGCCATACTGGGCATCGCCTGGCTGGGGGGGGTGGCCTTCGCCCTGGGGACGGGGGCGGTGCTGGTGACGGGCGCGGCGGAGCTCCTTGCAGCGGCCATGCCCCCGGCGCGGCGGGGAGAGCTCCTGCCTTGGCGGCAGAGGCCCTTGGCCTATCTAGGGCTGGCGCTGGTGGCCCTGATGGTGGCCGCCGCCTATCACGGTGGAGAGTGGTGGACGGGTGCTGCTGCCCTGGCGGTGGCCCTGCTCCTCCTGGCCTCCATCTTGCGCCCCCGCCCATCCCAGGTCTTGGGGGAGTGGGGGCTGACGACGGCCGCTGTCCTCTACGTGGGCTTGCTGGGAAGCCACCTGGTGGGCCTACGCCAGGGGGCGCAGGGGCTGGACTGGACCATTCTGGCCATCTTCGGCGCCTTCACCACTGATACATCCGCCTATCTGGTAGGGAGGGCGGTGGGGCGAAGGCGCATGGCTCCCCACTTGAGCCCTGGCAAGACCTGGGAGGGGACGCTGGGGGGGCTCCTCCTGGGGGCGGGGGGAGTGGTCCTCATCAACTGGGCCACCGGCCTGCGGCTGAGGCCCGGGGAGCTGGCTCCCCTAGCTGCCCTCCTGCCCGTGGCCGCCGTCCTGGGCGATTTGGGGGAATCGTTCATCAAGCGGGGCACAGGGACGAAGGACGCCTCTGCCCTCATCCCCGGCCATGGCGGCTTTCTGGATAGGCTCGACTCCGTATTGCTCACTGCCCCCCTGGTATACTATTGGCGTCTATGGGTGGTAGGGTGA
- a CDS encoding NADH-quinone oxidoreductase subunit D yields the protein MGEPLVVNVGPQHPSTHGVFRMKLTLDGERIVDCEMIMGYLHRSMEKLAEERSWTQNIPFTDRTDYLSAMTGNLAYCLAVEKLAGIEVPPRAHWIRTIMAELQRIASHCMAIGTFVNDCGAWHTPLMYMLREREKVLDLFELACGARLTTNYMRIGGVARDLPPEFLPRLRALVQELPHRISEYEELLVENEIIVARARGIGILPADKAIAYSVSGPMLRGSGVAWDIRKADPYAAYDQVEFDIPVGTHGDCYDRFLVRLAEMRQSVRILEQALHMIPPGPVQTPVPLALRPPPGEAYGRIESPRGELGFYVVSDGGPSPFRFHIRPPSLINLTPLPEMVRGLTVADAIITLGSVDIVLGEVDR from the coding sequence ATGGGCGAGCCCCTGGTGGTCAATGTGGGCCCTCAGCACCCCAGCACCCATGGCGTCTTCCGCATGAAGCTCACCCTGGATGGGGAGCGCATCGTGGACTGCGAGATGATCATGGGCTACCTCCACCGCTCCATGGAGAAGCTGGCGGAGGAACGTAGCTGGACCCAGAACATCCCCTTCACCGATCGCACCGACTACCTCTCGGCCATGACGGGTAACCTGGCCTACTGTTTGGCGGTGGAGAAGCTGGCAGGCATCGAGGTGCCGCCCAGGGCCCACTGGATCCGCACCATCATGGCCGAGCTGCAGCGCATCGCCTCCCATTGCATGGCCATCGGCACCTTCGTCAACGACTGTGGCGCCTGGCACACCCCCCTCATGTACATGCTGCGGGAGCGGGAGAAGGTGCTGGACCTCTTCGAGCTGGCCTGCGGTGCCCGCCTCACCACCAATTATATGCGCATCGGTGGGGTGGCCCGCGACCTTCCCCCTGAGTTCCTGCCCCGCCTGCGGGCCCTGGTCCAGGAGCTGCCCCATCGCATCAGCGAATACGAAGAGCTCCTGGTGGAGAACGAGATCATCGTAGCCCGTGCTCGGGGCATAGGCATCCTCCCGGCCGACAAGGCCATCGCCTACTCCGTCTCCGGGCCCATGTTGCGGGGCTCGGGGGTGGCCTGGGACATCCGCAAAGCCGATCCCTATGCCGCCTACGACCAGGTGGAGTTCGATATCCCCGTGGGCACCCACGGCGACTGCTACGACCGCTTCCTGGTGCGGCTGGCGGAGATGCGCCAGTCGGTCCGCATCCTGGAGCAAGCCCTGCATATGATCCCTCCTGGGCCAGTGCAGACGCCGGTCCCCCTAGCCCTCAGGCCTCCCCCGGGGGAGGCATACGGACGCATTGAGTCGCCGCGGGGGGAGCTGGGATTCTATGTGGTGAGCGATGGCGGCCCTTCCCCCTTCCGTTTCCACATCCGGCCCCCCTCCCTCATCAACCTCACCCCCCTGCCTGAGATGGTGCGGGGGCTGACGGTGGCCGATGCCATCATCACCCTGGGCAGCGTAGACATCGTGTTGGGGGAGGTGGACCGGTGA
- the dxr gene encoding 1-deoxy-D-xylulose-5-phosphate reductoisomerase: MGGRVRALAIIGSTGSIGRQALEVVRALPERLQVMGLAAGNNIDLLKEQARLFRPRYVYAASGRHVLPHLQEAVPGCQWATPEEMATAPDVDIVLVATVGGAGLMPTLVALKAGKVVALANKEVLVMAGHLVMEAARLGGGELRPVDSEHSAIWQCLWGEEASRVTRLVLTASGGPFRDIPLEELERVTAQQALCHPTWRMGPKVTVDSATLLNKGLECLEARWLFDIPLERIEVVIHRESIVHSLVEFCDGSVKAQLSPPDMRLPIQLALTYPERVAGVEVPRLDLALLGALHFGPVDLGRYPCLGLALEVGRRGGTYPAVLSGADEVAVQAFLAGHIRFLDIYRLLLDVLEAHVPVGRPDLAQVVAAYEWAKARAEEWVRARM, from the coding sequence ATGGGTGGTAGGGTGAGGGCGCTGGCCATCATCGGCTCCACCGGCTCCATCGGCCGGCAGGCCCTGGAGGTGGTAAGGGCTCTGCCTGAGCGGCTGCAGGTAATGGGGCTGGCGGCGGGCAACAACATAGACCTCCTGAAGGAGCAGGCCCGCCTCTTCCGCCCCCGCTATGTTTACGCCGCCTCTGGGCGTCATGTCCTGCCCCACCTGCAGGAGGCGGTACCCGGCTGCCAGTGGGCAACGCCTGAGGAGATGGCCACCGCCCCGGACGTGGACATCGTCTTGGTGGCCACTGTGGGGGGCGCTGGCCTCATGCCCACCCTGGTGGCCCTTAAGGCGGGCAAGGTGGTGGCCTTGGCCAACAAAGAGGTGCTGGTGATGGCTGGCCACCTGGTGATGGAGGCGGCCCGCCTGGGCGGGGGCGAGCTGCGGCCGGTGGACTCGGAGCACTCGGCCATCTGGCAGTGCTTGTGGGGGGAGGAAGCCAGCAGGGTGACCCGCCTCGTCCTCACCGCCTCAGGGGGCCCCTTCCGCGATATCCCTCTGGAGGAGCTGGAGCGGGTGACGGCTCAGCAGGCCCTGTGCCACCCCACCTGGCGCATGGGGCCCAAGGTGACGGTGGACTCGGCCACCCTCCTCAATAAGGGGTTGGAGTGCTTAGAGGCCCGCTGGCTCTTCGACATCCCCCTGGAACGCATAGAGGTGGTGATACATCGGGAGAGCATCGTCCACTCTTTGGTAGAGTTCTGCGATGGTTCGGTGAAGGCCCAGCTCAGCCCTCCGGACATGCGCCTGCCCATCCAGCTGGCCCTCACCTACCCGGAGCGGGTGGCGGGAGTAGAGGTGCCCCGGCTGGACTTGGCCCTCCTGGGGGCCCTCCACTTCGGCCCTGTGGATTTGGGCCGCTATCCCTGCCTAGGTCTGGCCCTGGAGGTGGGGCGACGCGGCGGCACCTACCCTGCTGTCCTCTCTGGGGCCGATGAGGTGGCGGTGCAGGCCTTCCTGGCCGGCCATATACGCTTTTTGGATATCTATCGTCTGCTCCTGGACGTGCTGGAGGCTCATGTCCCAGTGGGTCGGCCAGACCTGGCCCAGGTGGTAGCCGCCTACGAGTGGGCCAAAGCACGGGCCGAGGAGTGGGTGAGGGCGCGGATGTGA
- a CDS encoding NADH-quinone oxidoreductase subunit J yields the protein MGAVAAFWALSAIAVGSALAVALVRDLVRAVVALVGSFLGVAGLFVLLSADFLAVAQVLIYAGAISVLMVFVIALTPRGARDNSETAMRWPALALAVAITALMTTMALVAHWGPQVKEGLTETAAAIGEALLSRYVLPFEVASVLLLAAMLGAIVLVREE from the coding sequence GTGGGCGCCGTAGCCGCCTTCTGGGCCCTGAGCGCCATCGCAGTGGGCTCGGCCCTGGCCGTGGCATTGGTGCGGGATTTGGTGCGGGCGGTGGTGGCCCTGGTGGGCAGCTTCCTGGGGGTGGCGGGGCTCTTCGTCCTCCTCTCGGCCGATTTTCTGGCCGTGGCCCAGGTCCTCATATATGCCGGAGCCATATCCGTGCTGATGGTCTTCGTCATCGCCCTCACGCCCAGGGGGGCCCGCGACAATTCGGAGACGGCCATGCGCTGGCCGGCCCTCGCCTTGGCGGTGGCCATAACCGCCCTCATGACGACGATGGCCCTAGTGGCCCACTGGGGGCCACAGGTCAAGGAGGGGCTAACGGAGACGGCAGCGGCCATCGGCGAAGCTCTCCTCAGCCGCTACGTCTTGCCCTTCGAGGTAGCCTCCGTCCTCCTCCTGGCGGCCATGTTGGGGGCCATAGTGCTGGTACGGGAGGAGTGA
- the uppS gene encoding polyprenyl diphosphate synthase produces MAIIMDGNGRWARERGLPRLAGHRAGTENLRRVIRRFGDYGVKYLTLYAFSTENWLRPRREVEGLMRLLRQVIRRELSHLHENGVRLLHIGRLEGLPPRLQRQVREAMELTKDNQRMTLVIAFNYGGRAELVDAIRRIVAAGIPPEKVDEAVVAAHLYTAGLPDPDLIIRTGGEMRLSNFLLWQGAYAEFYSTPVYWPDFQERDIDQALLAYSRRQRRFGRLPQDESDYPRPWDGHR; encoded by the coding sequence GTGGCTATCATCATGGACGGCAACGGGCGTTGGGCCCGCGAGAGGGGGCTCCCCCGCCTGGCCGGCCATCGGGCGGGGACGGAGAACCTGAGGCGGGTCATCCGCCGCTTCGGCGACTATGGCGTCAAGTATCTCACCCTTTACGCCTTCTCCACCGAGAACTGGCTTCGGCCCAGGCGGGAGGTGGAGGGGCTCATGCGGCTTCTGCGTCAGGTCATCCGCCGTGAGCTGTCCCACTTGCACGAGAACGGCGTCCGCCTCCTCCACATCGGCCGCCTGGAAGGCCTCCCCCCGCGGCTGCAGCGGCAGGTGCGGGAGGCTATGGAGCTGACTAAGGACAACCAGCGCATGACCCTCGTCATCGCCTTCAACTATGGGGGGAGGGCGGAGTTGGTGGACGCCATAAGGCGCATCGTGGCTGCAGGGATCCCCCCAGAAAAGGTGGACGAGGCGGTGGTGGCTGCACATTTGTACACTGCCGGCCTTCCCGACCCTGACCTCATCATCCGCACGGGGGGGGAGATGCGCCTCTCCAACTTCCTCCTCTGGCAGGGCGCCTATGCCGAGTTCTACTCCACGCCTGTATATTGGCCGGATTTCCAGGAGCGAGACATAGACCAAGCTCTGTTAGCCTATTCCCGCCGCCAGCGGCGGTTTGGCCGCCTGCCCCAAGATGAGAGCGATTATCCCCGGCCGTGGGACGGCCACCGCTGA
- the pyrH gene encoding UMP kinase, translating into MSSLAAYRRVLLKLSGEALMGERPYGIDPAELRRIARQIKAVVDMGVQIALVVGGGNIFRGAEAAAQGMDRATADYAGMLATIINALALQDALEQMGVVVRTQSAITVQAVAEPYIRRRAIRHLEKGRVVIFAAGTGNPYMTTDTAAALRAIEIKADVLLMAKHGVDGIYEADPRKVPTARKFQSIAYMEAIRRRLEVMDSTALSLCMDNGLPIVVFDLQAPDSIVRVVQGEPLGTRVGQEETVLAPAAQGR; encoded by the coding sequence GTGAGCTCCTTGGCCGCCTACCGTCGCGTGCTCCTGAAGCTCAGCGGGGAGGCCCTCATGGGGGAACGCCCTTATGGCATCGACCCCGCCGAGCTGCGCCGCATTGCCCGGCAGATCAAGGCGGTGGTCGACATGGGCGTCCAGATAGCGTTGGTGGTGGGAGGAGGCAACATCTTCAGGGGGGCGGAGGCTGCTGCCCAGGGCATGGACCGGGCCACTGCTGATTATGCCGGCATGCTGGCCACCATCATCAACGCCCTGGCCCTTCAGGACGCTCTGGAGCAGATGGGGGTGGTGGTGAGGACGCAATCGGCCATTACCGTGCAGGCGGTGGCCGAGCCCTATATCCGCCGCCGGGCCATCCGCCACCTGGAGAAGGGGAGGGTGGTCATCTTCGCCGCGGGCACCGGCAACCCCTACATGACCACTGATACCGCCGCCGCCCTCCGGGCCATCGAGATCAAGGCAGATGTGCTCCTCATGGCCAAGCACGGTGTGGACGGTATATACGAGGCCGACCCCCGCAAGGTGCCCACGGCACGCAAGTTCCAGAGCATCGCCTATATGGAGGCCATCAGGCGCCGTCTGGAGGTGATGGACAGCACCGCCCTCTCCCTCTGCATGGACAACGGCCTGCCTATCGTCGTCTTCGACCTGCAGGCTCCGGACAGCATCGTGCGCGTGGTGCAGGGGGAGCCCTTGGGCACCCGTGTAGGGCAGGAGGAGACGGTGCTGGCCCCGGCGGCGCAAGGGAGGTGA
- the tsf gene encoding translation elongation factor Ts has product MTVSAQAVKALRELTGAGVMECKRALEEAGGDLERAKEILKERGLALAEKRAGRETAQGLIHAYIHHDGRVGALVEVNCETDFVARTDEFRALVQAVALQVAAMNPQYISEEEMPPGQGDPRELCLLSQPYVRDESRTVGDLVREVIAKTGENVRIRRFARFELGRY; this is encoded by the coding sequence GTGACGGTATCAGCGCAGGCGGTGAAGGCCCTCAGGGAGCTGACGGGCGCCGGCGTCATGGAGTGCAAGCGGGCCCTGGAGGAGGCCGGCGGCGACCTGGAGCGGGCCAAGGAGATCCTTAAGGAGCGGGGGCTGGCCCTGGCGGAGAAGAGGGCCGGCCGGGAGACGGCCCAGGGCCTGATACACGCCTATATCCACCACGATGGCCGCGTAGGCGCCCTGGTGGAGGTCAACTGCGAGACGGACTTTGTGGCCCGCACCGACGAGTTCCGGGCCCTGGTGCAAGCGGTGGCCTTGCAGGTAGCGGCCATGAATCCTCAGTACATCTCCGAGGAGGAGATGCCCCCCGGCCAGGGGGATCCCCGTGAGCTCTGCCTCCTCTCCCAGCCCTACGTGCGGGACGAGTCGCGCACGGTGGGCGACCTGGTAAGGGAGGTCATCGCTAAGACGGGGGAGAACGTACGTATTCGCCGGTTCGCCCGCTTCGAGCTGGGCCGCTATTAG
- a CDS encoding NADH-quinone oxidoreductase subunit C, with translation MATRLLSGLELAHRIDTSLPGAVVDANPEWVEVDPERVAEVGLFLRDDPQLDLRFLTCLTAVDRLDHFEVVYHMQSLRHNHLGVMKAKLWDRDDPELPSVVTVWPGATLQEREAYDLMGIRFRGHPNLRRLFLWEGFPGHPLRKDWLGMPGGRMPGLEAFPGEPQWRGEGRG, from the coding sequence ATGGCCACACGCCTTCTCTCGGGGCTGGAGCTGGCCCACCGCATCGATACCTCCCTGCCTGGGGCGGTGGTGGACGCCAACCCCGAGTGGGTGGAGGTGGACCCGGAGCGGGTGGCTGAGGTAGGGCTCTTCTTGCGCGACGACCCCCAATTGGACCTCCGGTTCCTCACCTGCCTTACGGCGGTGGACCGCCTGGACCACTTCGAGGTGGTCTATCATATGCAGTCCCTGCGCCACAACCACCTGGGGGTCATGAAGGCCAAGCTTTGGGACCGTGACGACCCTGAGCTCCCTTCCGTGGTCACCGTTTGGCCAGGGGCCACCCTCCAGGAGCGGGAGGCATACGACCTCATGGGCATCCGCTTCCGCGGACACCCCAACCTGCGGCGCCTCTTCCTCTGGGAGGGGTTCCCAGGCCATCCCCTGCGTAAGGACTGGCTGGGCATGCCCGGCGGCCGCATGCCAGGGCTAGAGGCCTTCCCAGGCGAGCCCCAATGGCGGGGCGAGGGGAGGGGATGA